From Daucus carota subsp. sativus chromosome 6, DH1 v3.0, whole genome shotgun sequence, the proteins below share one genomic window:
- the LOC135147361 gene encoding fatty acyl-CoA reductase 2, chloroplastic-like, which produces MMDPIMLLYGKGKIPGFLFSPEIALDVVPADIVVNSTLAVIAKHGGKESKLENNNASDDHVYHITSSVANPLKTRHLLDLVYQHFNLNPCFDREGNPVQISAFKFFTSIEDMLSYMESINSNDEISPKQELIRRKSIEHFKYMANVYQPYSFFDGRFDNNKVEKLLECLSEEERKEFEIDVSSIDWKHYITRVHFHGVRKHVMKETALK; this is translated from the exons ATGATGGATCCAATTATGCTCTTGTATGGAAAGGGGAAAATCCCTGGTTTTTTGTTCAGTCCAGAAATTGCCTTGGATGTG GTACCAGCTGACATTGTTGTAAATTCAACATTAGCGGTCATAGCAAAACATGGTGGCAAAGAAAGTAAGCTAGAAAACAACAATGCCAGTGATGATCATGTGTACCATATTACTTCATCTGTTGCGAATCCTTTGAAAACTCGACATCTGCTGGACCTGGTCTATCAGCATTTTAACTTAAATCCTTGCTTTGATCGTGAGGGAAATCCAGTCCAAATTTCAGCTTTCAAGTTCTTTACTTCTATAGAAGATATGTTGTCCTACATGGAGAGCATTAACAGCAATGATGAGATTTCTCCCAAACAGGAACTTATTCGAAGAAAATCAATAGAGCATTTTAAGTACATGGCTAATGTGTACCAACCCTACTCCTTCTTCGATGGAAG ATTTGATAATAACAAAGTCGAGAAATTATTGGAGTGCTTGTCTGAAGAAGAGCGGAAGGAGTTTGAAATCGATGTAAGTTCCATAGATTGGAAACATTACATTACAAGGGTCCATTTTCATGGTGTAAGGAAGCATGTTATGAAGGAGACAGCCCTCAAGTAG
- the LOC135146702 gene encoding fatty acyl-CoA reductase 2, chloroplastic-like yields MGTVSLNLFPLISSRQRLDINRVSADQRLLKKKSSANMFFRLDQSSKKDSSALHLCAYNGKNSGVLEKGLVSLNGALNSKVHEGIGIIDFFSGKKILITGATGFLAKVLVEKILRTIPEVDKIFLLIKARDKEAAMERLMNEIVGTELFKCLREKHGTSYERFVLAKLVPVVGNMRETNLGIKEDVANLIEKEVDVIINSAATTTFDERFDVALDINTRGAARIVNFAKKCKKLKLYVHVSTAYASRRSEGKIIEESFGKGHYVANSAGMIEAEIKLASEMIESSKENERDRNLKDLGMSRAQNYGWPNTYAFTKAMGEMVVEDTKGQLPVIILRPSIIESTLNEPFPGWIEGNRMMDPVMLLYGKGKLPGFFLSPEIALDVVPADIVVNSTLAAIAKHGGKESKLEDNNGSDDHVYQITSSVANPLITRHLLDLVYQHFNLNPCFDREGNPVQISAFKFFDFVEDLLADMKSTHDNEEISPKQELIRRKSIEYFKYMANLYQPYTFFHGRFDNNKMAKLWECLSEEERKEFGFDVSSIDWKDYIVRKHFHGVRKHVMKETALK; encoded by the exons ATGGGAACTGTTTCTTTAAATCTGTTTCCTCTGATCTCCAGTCGACAAAGACTGGACATTAACAGAGTTTCCGCTGATCAGAGATTGTTAAAAAAGAAGAGCAGTGCTAATATGTTCTTCCGTCTTGATCAGAGCTCCAAAAAAGATTCTTCTGCTCTGCATTTGTGTGCGTATAATGGAAAGAATAGTGGTGTCCTTGAAAAGGGCTTGGTATCCCTTAATGGTGCGCTGAATTCAAAAGTGCACGAGGGGATTGGAATTATTGACTTTTTTTCTGGCAAGAAAATTCTTATTACTGGTGCAACTGGATTCTTAGCAAAAG ttcTTGTGGAGAAGATTCTGAGGACCATCCCAGAGGTGGATAAGATATTTCTGCTGATCAAAGCCAGGGATAAGGAGGCTGCAATGGAAAGACTAATGAATGAA ATTGTAGGTACAGAGCTCTTCAAGTGTCTACGGGAGAAGCATGGAACATCATATGAAAGGTTTGTCTTGGCCAAGTTGGTTCCTGTGGTTGGAAATATGCGTGAAACAAATTTAGGCATCAAGGAAGATGTTGCTAATCTTATAGAAAAAGAAGTGGACGTAATCATCAATTCTGCAGCCACTACAACATTTGACGAAAG GTTTGATGTTGCTCTTGATATTAATACGAGAGGAGCTGCACGGATTGTAAATTTTGCTAAAAAGTGTAAGAAGCTCAAGTTATACGTGCATGTATCAACAG CTTATGCTTCGAGACGAAGTGAAGGAAAGATCATTGAAGAATCGTTCGGTAAGGGGCATTATGTAGCAAACAGTGCTGGTATGATTGAAGCTGAAATAAAGCTTGCATCAGAAATGATAGAATCTTCCAAGGAAAATGAAAGAGATCGAAATCTCAAGGATTTGGGTATGAGTAG GGCACAGAATTATGGGTGGCCAAACACATATGCATTTACCAAAGCAATGGGTGAAATGGTAGTCGAAGATACAAAAGGACAACTGCCTGTAATCATACTTCGGCCTAGCATCATCGAAAGCACTTTAAACGAACCATTTCCGGGTTGGATAGAAGGTAACAG GATGATGGATCCAGTTATGCTCTTGTATGGAAAAGGGAAACTCCCAGGGTTttttttgagcccggaaattgCCTTGGATGTG GTACCAGCTGACATTGTTGTAAATTCAACATTAGCGGCCATAGCAAAACATGGTGGCAAAGAAAGTAAGCTAGAAGACAACAATGGTAGTGATGATCATGTGTACCAGATTACTTCATCTGTTGCGAATCCTTTGATAACTCGGCATCTGCTGGACCTGGTCTATCAGCATTTTAACTTAAATCCTTGCTTTGATCGTGAGGGAAATCCAGTCCAAATATCAGCATTCAAGTTCTTCGACTTCGTAGAAGATCTGTTGGCTGACATGAAGAGCACACATGACAATGAAGAGATTTCTCCCAAACAGGAACTTATTCGAAGAAAATCAATAGAATATTTTAAGTACATGGCTAATCTATACCAACCCTACACCTTCTTTCATGGAAG GTTTGATAATAACAAAATGGCGAAACTATGGGAGTGCTTGTCTGAAGAAGAAAGGAAGGAGTTTGGATTTGATGTAAGTTCCATAGATTGGAAAGACTACATTGTAAGGAAACATTTTCATGGTGTAAGGAAGCATGTCATGAAGGAGACAGCCCTCAAGTAG
- the LOC108226602 gene encoding fatty acyl-CoA reductase 2, chloroplastic, with product MGTVSLNLFPLISGRHRLKINRVSADHIMLKKKSSANMFFRVDQSSEKNCSALHLCAYNGKNSGVLEKDMVSLNGELNSKVQEGIGIIDFFCGKKLFITGVTGFLAKVFVEKILRTIPEVDKIFLLIKARDEEAAMERLMNEIVGTELFKCLREKHGISYERFVLAKLVPVVGNMCETNLGIKEDVADLIEKEVDVIIKSAATTTFDERFDVALDINTRGAAHIVNFAKKCENLKLYVHVSTAYASRQREGKIMEESFGKGHYVANGAGVNETPFKHVHRLNIGAEIKLASEMIESSEKNEIDRNLKDLGLSRAQKHGWPNTYAFTKAMGEMIVEDMKGQVPVIIIRPSIVESTLSQPFPGWIEGNRMMDPIVLLYGKGKVPGFFSNPDMALDVVPVDIVVNSTLAAIAKHGGKESKQEDSNSNDHVYQITSSVANPLITRDLADLAYQHFSVSPCFDREGNPIQISAFKFFSSIEDLLSDMKSTNSNDEISPKHELIRRKSIEHFKYLANLYKPYTFFDGRFDNNKVENLLECLSEEERKEFGFNVRSIDWEDYIVRVHFHGVRKHVMKETTLK from the exons ATGGGAACTGTTTCTTTGAATCTCTTTCCTCTGATTTCCGGTCGACATAGACTGAAGATTAATAGAGTTTCCGCTGATCACATAATGTTAAAAAAGAAGAGCAGTGCTAATATGTTCTTCCGTGTTGATCAGAGCTCCGAAAAAAATTGTTCTGCTCTGCATTTGTGTGCGTATAATGGGAAGAATAGTGGTGTCCTTGAAAAGGACATGGTATCCCTTAATGGTGAGCTGAATTCGAAAGTGCAAGAGGGAATTGGAATTATTGATTTCTTTTGTGGCAAGAAGCTTTTTATTACTGGTGTCACTGGATTCTTAGCAAAAG tatttgtGGAGAAGATTCTGAGGACCATCCCAGAGGTGGATAAGATATTTCTGCTGATCAAGGCCAGGGATGAGGAGGCTGCAATGGAAAGATTAATGAATGAA ATTGTAGGTACAGAGCTCTTCAAGTGTCTACGGGAGAAGCATGGAATATCATATGAAAGGTTTGTCTTGGCCAAGTTGGTTCCTGTGGTTGGAAATATGTGTGAAACAAATTTAGGCATCAAGGAAGATGTTGCTGATCTTATAGAAAAAGAAGTGGACGTAATTATCAAATCTGCAGCCACTACAACATTCGACGAAAG GTTCGATGTTGCTCTTGATATTAATACGAGAGGAGCTGCACATATTGTAAATTTTGCTAAAAAGTGTGAAAATCTCAAGTTATACGTGCATGTATCAACAG CTTATGCTTCAAGACAAAGAGAAGGAAAGATCATGGAAGAATCATTCGGTAAGGGGCATTATGTAGCGAACGGTGCTGGTGTGAATGAAACACCATTCAAACATGTCCATCGCTTGAATATTGGAGCTGAAATAAAGCTTGCATCAGAAATGATAGAATCTTCTGAGAAAAATGAAATAGATCGAAATCTCAAGGATCTGGGACTGAGTAG GGCACAGAAACACGGGTGGCCAAATACGTATGCATTTACCAAAGCAATGGGTGAGATGATAGTTGAAGATATGAAAGGACAAGTACCTGTGATCATAATCCGGCCTAGTATTGTTGAAAGCACTTTAAGCCAACCATTTCCGGGTTGGATAGAAGGTAACAG GATGATGGATCCAATTGTCCTCTTGTATGGAAAAGGGAAGGTCCCTGGTTTCTTTTCAAATCCTGATATGGCTCTGGATGTG GTACCCGTTGACATCGTTGTAAATTCAACATTAGCCGCCATAGCAAAACATGGTGGCAAAGAAAGTAAACAAGAAGACAGCAATTCTAATGATCACGTCTACCAAATTACTTCATCTGTTGCAAATCCTTTGATAACCCGGGATCTGGCGGACCTGGCCTATCAGCATTTCAGCGTAAGTCCCTGCTTTGATCGCGAGGGAAATCCAATCCAAATTTCAGCATTCAAGTTCTTCTCCTCTATAGAAGATCTGTTGTCTGACATGAAAAGCACTAACAGCAATGATGAGATTTCTCCCAAACACGAACTTATTCGAAGAAAATCAATAGAACATTTTAAGTACTTGGCTAATCTATACAAACCCTACACCTTCTTCGATGGAAG GTTTGATAATAACAAAGTCGAGAATCTATTGGAGTGCTTGTCTGAAGAAGAAAGAAAGGAGTTCGGATTCAACGTACGTTCCATAGATTGGGAAGATTACATCGTAAGGGTCCATTTTCATGGTGTAAGGAAGCATGTTATGAAGGAGACAACCCTCAAGTAG